The following proteins are encoded in a genomic region of Magnolia sinica isolate HGM2019 chromosome 1, MsV1, whole genome shotgun sequence:
- the LOC131244333 gene encoding WD-40 repeat-containing protein MSI1-like, giving the protein MAKDDDEFRGEVEERLINEEYKIWKKNTPFLYDLVITHALEWPSLTVQWLPGREEPPGKDYSVQKMVLGTHTSENEPNYLMVVQVQLPLEDAENDARQYDDDRGEVGGFGCTNGKVQIIQQINHDGEVNRARYMPQNPFFIATKTVSAEVYVFDYRNHQSKPPLDGACNPDLRLRGHNTEGYGLSWSVFKQGHLLSGSDDAQICLWDVNTTPKNKVLEAQQIFKVHEGVVEDVAWHLRHENLFGSVGDDHHLLIWDLRSPSANKPSQSVVAHQGEVNCLAFNPFNEWVVATGSNDKTVKLFDLRKINTALYTFDCHKDEVFQVGWSPKNETILASCCLGRRLMVWDLSRIDEQQTPEDAEDGPPELLFIHGGHTSKISDFSWNPCEDWVIASVAEDNILQIWQMAENIYHDEDDLPGDESTKAP; this is encoded by the exons atGGCGAAAGACGATGACGAATTCCGAGGCGAGGTCGAAGAGCGCCTCATCAACGAGGAATACAAGATCTGGAAGAAGAACACGCCCTTCCTCTATGACCTCGTCATCACGCACGCCCTGGAATGGCCGTCGCTGACCGTGCAGTGGCTGCCGGGCCGCGAGGAGCCGCCGGGGAAGGACTACTCGGTGCAGAAGATGGTGCTCGGGACCCACACGTCGGAAAACGAGCCTAATTACCTGATGGTGGTCCAGGTGCAGCTGCCGCTTGAGGACGCGGAGAATGACGCCCGTCAGTATGATGACGACAGAGGCGAAGTTGGTGGGTTTGGATGCACCAACGGGAAG GTTCAAATAATTCAGCAGATAAATCATGACGGAGAGGTTAACCGAGCTCGCTATATGCCTCAAAATCCTTTTTTCATTGCAACAAAGACAGTTAGTGCGGAGGTGTATGTTTTCGACTATAGAAATCATCAATCTAAGCCTCCTCTAGACGGAGCATGCAATCCTGATTTGAGGCTGAGAGGCCACAACACAGAAGGCTATGGTCTTTCTTGGAGCGTTTTCAAGCAGGGACATCTACTGAGTGGTTCTGATGATGCTCAGATATGCTTGTGGGACGTCAACACGACTCCTAAAAACAAGGTTCTCGAGGCTCAACAGATTTTTAAG GTCCATGAAGGTGTTGTTGAAGATGTTGCATGGCATTTGAGGCATGAAAATCTGTTTGGTTCAGTGGGTGATGACCACCACCTACTTATATGGGATCTTCGATCGCCATCAGCAAACAAACCAAGCCAATCTGTAGTTGCTCATCAAGGTGAG GTTAACTGCCTAGCATTCAATCCCTTCAATGAGTGGGTTGTAGCAACAGGTTCGAATGATAAAACTGTTAAGCTGTTCGACCTCCGCAAGATAAATACTGCTCTCTATACCTTTGATTGTCACAA AGACGAGGTTTTCCAAGTAGGATGGAGTCCAAAGAATGAGACAATATTAGCATCTTGCTGTCTTGGAAGGAGGCTCATGGTGTGGGATCTCAGCAG GATCGATGAGCAGCAGACGCCAGAGGATGCTGaagatggcccaccagagttgcTGTTCATTCATGGTGGCCACACCAGCAAAATTTCAGATTTCTCATGGAATCCGTGCGAGGATTGGGTCATTGCCAGCGTGGCCGAAGATAACATCCTTCAAATCTGGCAAATGGCTGAGAATATCTACCACGACGAAGATGATCTACCTGGTGATGAATCCACCAAGGCTCCATGA